The Mytilus trossulus isolate FHL-02 chromosome 13, PNRI_Mtr1.1.1.hap1, whole genome shotgun sequence genome has a segment encoding these proteins:
- the LOC134694443 gene encoding chorion peroxidase-like produces the protein MARFGLFSRDANEGVFSDCYDADINPQVLDGVNVAAHRFGHSQVTNNQNLVDDNYNTVAIKVDDVFDNPQLVQLNNGTNIPLIARNLACSASNRIDNFIVDGMRNRLERIPEPPGSDIVARNIQRGREQGVSGYNKWRETCGLEPIKSFKVFGKYWKALSELYK, from the exons ATGGCGAGATTTGGGTTATTTTCGCGAGATGCGAATGAAGGCGTGTTCAGTGATTGTTATGACGCCGATATAAATCCACAGGTATTGGATGGTGTTAACGTTGCTGCACATCGTTTTGGTCACTCACAAGTAACAAACAATCAGAACTTAGTGGATGATAACTACAACACAGTGGCTATAAAAGTTGATGATGTATTTGATAATCCGCAACTTGTTCAGCTAAATAATGGAACCAATATACCATTAATAGCAAGAAATTTAGCGTGTTCAGCCAGTAACAGGATTGATAA TTTTATTGTTGATGGGATGAGAAACAGATTAGAACGTATACCGGAACCACCAGGGTCTGATATTGTCGCCAGAAACATACAGAGAGGAAGAGAACAAGGAGTTTCGGGATACAACAAATGGCGGGAAACTTGTGGCCTCGAACCtataaaatcattcaaagtGTTTGGAAAGTATTGGAAAGCACTCTCAGAATTGTATAAGTGA